In Podarcis muralis chromosome 7, rPodMur119.hap1.1, whole genome shotgun sequence, the genomic stretch TCACTGACCCACTGATCACTACCGCACCAGAGGACGACAATCTGATGAAGACAGCAAATGTTGATGCCCCTTAAAAATGCAGTGAACAGTGAGTGGGTTGTTCCATGGTAGACCCACCTATCAGAGAGTTGGAGAAGACCATTTTGCCCAACCTTCATGCAGTCAATGCATGGCTTGGGAATCCCCAGCAGATGGTCTGTGCAGCCTCTGCTTAAGACCTCCAATCAGAGGAGAGCCAACCAACCCTAGATAATTGGGTCCATAGAACTGCTCTTACCATCAATAAGTTTTTCCTGATGTACATCCAGAATCTACCCTCGTGTATCTTAAGCCCATTGCATGTACTTCTGCCCTCTGGTGCAGCAGAGAACAAGTATTTGCCTTCTTCTGTGCAATGCCCCTTCAAGGATTTTAAAAGCACTATGATCCTGCCCCCATGCTCCCAGTCTTTTCTTCTGATCCCACCTCCCTCAAGGCAATTAGTTTCATTGTCAGATCACTCCTGTCACCAAGGTATTTCTGCCACTGGTCAGCCAAAATATACCCTCCTGTGACATAAGCTCATTAGGTTCTAGCCTTTGTCCTTTGATCTGCGACagtccttcaggtatttgaagactgCTAGCATGTCTCTTTCATTGTGTGCTCTGGAGTAAAAATACCCCATTCCTTTCCTCTTTGGACTTGCTTTTTGTACTGACTGCCATCTTCATTGCTCTCCTCTGAATCCATTCCAGCTTGCCCACATCATTCCCTAAGTATGGTGCCTTGAGCTGAATGTAGGTGGTCCAGCATGGAATAAAGGGGAACTAATACTTCTTATGACTTGAGAACTCTGGCTCTATTAGGCTAAAATCACATTTACTTTTCCCCCCTGACTTATGTTCACCTTGTGCTCTGCTGTGACCCTTTTCACATTCACTGTTTCCAAGCTAGGTGTCACTTGCTTGATGTTGTTGCATAAATGCAGAACTTTTGCATTTGTTTCTGCTGAATTTTCATTTTCATAGTTCCAGGCCATCCCTTCACGTTCTGTCAAGCTCACTctgaattttattctgttttctgaGGTGTTGGCTACCGTTCCCTGTTTAGTGCCATCTATGGTAgtatatgggatgcgggtggcgctgtgggttaaaccatagagcctaggacttgccgattagaaggtcagcggttcgaatccccacgacagggtgagctcccgctgctcggtccctgctcctgccaacttagcagttcgaaagcacatcaaagtgcaagtagataaataggtaccgctccggcaggaaggtaaatggcatttccgtgcactgctctggttctccagaagctgcttagtcatgctggccacatgacccggaagctgtacgccggctcactcggccaacaaagcgagatgagcgccacaaccccagagtcggtcacgactggacctaatggtcaggggtccctttaccttttatggtagTATAGATGCACTCTTGAATGTCTGGGTAGGAATTTCTTCAGCATCACTGAACAATGTGATCCCATCCCATGACAGATATTGAGTCCTATAAAAATCACCGCCACAGGAGGCTACTCTACTAAGGTGAATGGGGACATTGGCCCACCAACCTCACTTTGGCTCCaatcagcccccacctgcctgtcttctttcttacaaccagtTAGGGAGAGGCTCTGCTGTAGatcttcctgccttctgccttaACTGTCCCAATGGGTGCAAGTCACACCGACCACTGTTATGGCAGACTGCCACAGTCCCTAAGATTCTGCTCAGTGCTTATAATGTCTTCAACTCTTCCAGTCAAGGAACTGGCTGCTttcctttgctcctccctctttctctgccaCCTCCGATCTTCGCCTCTAACAGGCTTTGCAGCTCAGACCTTAATCCCCTGCGGGAGAAGACCAGGCTCTCTCTTCTGGGCTACAGCTGTGCTTCACGAAATATTACCCTTGCTGTTATGAATCTTACATGGTGCCTCAAGGCAGCCATACACCAGCCATCAAGGTAAAGCCCTTGGGGAACAGGTTACCTCTATTGAGCTGGGGGGCGGGAAGCAGAGTCAGCTGCTGCAGAGAGGTTTGGGATGTCAAGCAGGGATTCACCCACACCACCTGCTGCTTATCAGCTTGAAGTCAGACTGCAGTATCTAAAGATAACTGTAGAATAGTATACCTCTATAATTCCAAAGTTAGCTCTAGCATAGAATTCGCTAGCATGGGCCAGGAGAAGGTCCATGGGCATAGTCAGGGGAGGCAAGGGGGCAACTGCTCACCCTCcaccccaatcaagtaaataaataaaaggagccagtgtggtgtagtggttaagagcggtagattcgtaatctggggaaccaagttcgcgtctccgctcctccacatgcagctgctgggtgaccttgggctagtcacacttctctgaagtctctcagcctcactcacctcacagagtgtttgttgtgggggaggaagggaaaggagaatgttcgccgctttgagattccttcgggtagtgataaagcgggatatcaaatccaaactcttcttaactaAATATCACTTGGATGATATTGTGGTGCATTCTAGCGAATGCAAGTGGCAACCTGAGTGATAGATTTCTCAGTGGTTTGTAGTACGGGGAAAAAAAACTACAGGAAGACAGAAGTCCTATTTTATCTATGTATGTAtctttgtatttatattttgtataataaaaaataaataaataaataaataaataaataaataaataaattatacagtgcccatctggctgggtggcttccaacaaaatattaaaaatacaatagaacaccaaacattaaaatatatcaAGGTGGTATACAACTTATAGGAATAAAATCAGCAAAAAGTCTCCGTAAAAAAACATTATTTAAGATAAACTTCATTAAATACCAATTGGTTAAAAAGGAGAACATTCAAATCTCAAAGGCCTGTCTAAATATTATAGCTTTCAAAAGACATATGAAAGAAGGGAGGGATGGTTCTGGAAACTCTTGTTAGTAGCCTACATTATTGAAATTTGGTATGCAGAATGTGGCTTGTGAATCTGATAAGTAGACGTTACCCTATTGGAATCACGCACAGAGAGATTtggagagaaaaataataaagttGCCTATCGTAGGAAGTACTTAACTTGGATAGAAAAGCTTCTCTCTAATCTTACTAATCTATAGAGGAAAACAAAGgcaggtctgagagagtgaggaggaggaagttgtgaACAGGATGCAACCTAAGGCTTGTCAATCTAAAGTTTAAAGGAGAGAGAGGTCAGTAGAGAGGCAAAAGGCACAGGGATAGTCTAGGAATCTGAATCCCCATGTAACCCCCTTTTGGCCAGCTGAGCTGCACCTGAACTTCCAACAGATATGAAGCTGTGCTTTTCCACACAGAAGCCCAAGTCATTTCTTTGCTGCAGAAATGCTGTTTCTCAGGCGAATCCAATACCATTTCCAGTGCTCTGTCGGGCTGCAAAGCACCTTCAACAATCACCTGCGACTGCACCCACCAATATTATTTGGGCCAGCTAACATAGGTACCCAATTCTCTAATGACGTTTCTCCTTTGAGGTGGTACCATTCAACTTTGCTCAGCAGGAAACCAACGCAAGGTCACCATGTGTACCAATCTATTTCCTCTTTCCTGGTTTGATTTCCAGACAATTGTTCTTCATATACTGCTGTGCCTCCTCATTTTCTACACAGTGTATTACATGACTGGAAGCATTTGCTGTGGAGCATTCAGGTGAGGCTGCTTTCTGTGAACCATAGATGTTACTCTCAACCTCTCCTGTTAGCATCTCCCACAAGCGTTcagtcttcctgctgctgctcctaataagtgtttgcgaatgttcttttccCCTCCACACCTGACACAATGCCTAATTACAGTGTAggccatttattttaatttccccTTAGCTTTGTGCTGTTACAAAACACATCTGACAGAATGTTCCTGGGAGTCTTAAGGCTTATGGTCAATGTTAGTCACACTCAGCGTAGATCTATGGGcatcctttatttatttcattcatatcccaactttttctccaaggagcagaagggctttcccccttcctcatttaattcccacagcaACACTCTGAAAATTAAGCAATTATTAATATTAACTAATGgacatattaataatattaatgtcTATATTAATGGAGATgattaacttaggtccattaatttcaacggatGTACTCCaggaataaacacacacagagagacataaaGTTTTGATTCTTGTCAATTGTCTTTTAATTGGTTGTTTAAAATTATGGTTTCTTCTATGTTTTTAGTAATTGTATTTAtctgttaaaataaatatataaaataaattaataagaatTGTAAACATCTTTCAATTTTAgtgtctgtttctcattttcacaCATTAAGTACAGTTTGCCACACTTCTGCTTCagtctgtgtttttttttaagtcctcaaagaagtttgccagcattttagtaataataataataataataataataataataataataataatacctttattgtcaatgtacaacctgtgtacaatgaaattaatcgagcctcccccccaaaacacccagtctcattgcactctgtgtgcttgtcgcataacacaccaaccctgaaagtcagttgtactatattattttttgttcagcccacggatagaaactgttttttagcctgttggtatacttctatatctcctgcctgagggtagattaaagaggtgctggccgaaTCGTCCCTGATAATTTTTcttgctctcctaaggcaacgatcccttcagatgtcatctagcgggctcaggggacagcccatgatatcatgtgctgtgttcaccaccctctgtaaagactcgttcctcctgatatacacattctagtatgcatttttgcctaatacacTTTTTCTTTTGGAAAGCTTTCTTCTTGAAGGTAGCTGGCCACTGGGCTAACAAAGGTTTCCCACTCCGATTTAAACCAATGAGGCTTTCTTCCAAGTGTAGCTACATTTAAGACCAAAGTGATTACCCATCCATCAATGATAGACAGGTTTATGAGTGCCTAGCTTTACTCCCATTGTTGGTTAACCTCCCAGCCTGGCAAGAAGAGCAATGAATGATCTGTAATAACTTACACAAAATGTCTGGGGAAGAACGGTACTTAAGCCTTCAAGGGTACTGGGTGGCTCTGCCAAGTTGTCCAATCTGACAAAGTTGTTGGGTGAAACCGTAGATCTCTTTGGGCAAAGTGGACAAAGTAATCAATCACAGTTACATGAAGCAAGCAGAACCCACAGCAAAACATTGCAATTTCCAGTTCCTTTTCAGGGTTCTAGCTGGGTGCATGAACACAATTACCTTTCTGCACTACCTACAACAGCCTATCACCAGGGCTGGGTGGAAGCTGGGGGAAGAGTTTGCctaaggcagtggtggccaaactcagccctccagatgttttgagactacaactcccgtcatccctagctaacagaaccagtggtcagagatgatgggaactgtagtcccaaaacatctggagggctgagtttggccaccactggtttgAGGCAACTAGtggagggccaaactacacagtAAGTTAAATGCACAATTATATTTCATGTATCTGGGCTTGTTGTTTGTTAAATAGCATCTCTCTCTGCTCAGGGTCATACAGGATTGGAGAGGGCTGAATCTTTTCTTCCCCACCATGCTCTCGTATAAACCTGTACCCTCTAAAACTGCCATTGTCACTAACAGTTTGCtgcagaggttttttaaaatgttatttactATAACTTTTTAATGGGTTTATAAACAAGGATCATAGgaataataaatgatacaaataaatAGACCAAGTCTTCTCATGCCATGTGTATACCACAAAAGGAGCATAATAAATCTTCAGTGATATCTACAGCAtatgtgtaatggttctaggggttgcttgtgtgtaaatcggcgccacacctggctggttgcctgagtgaaccctttctgtctggacagccactcgcccgtggctgtctcaatcgctggcagaatccatcagtgggcgtttcttgaacttcttccagcaaagaagctctttgacgcctagtctccgcctagtctccctgcgcggaagccttctgcgcagggagggtgtgggcagcggaggacccatgcTCTCTCCGCTGGTCCCCAGcgaggagtcatggagccacctcgccgattccctcatctgccccccttctccactggtgctacgctgatttccttccccagaagatgtgctgcttctctccctcccgggacgctctccggaatccctctggagccctccctctccctctggctccgatggcagttccctgacaatatggttcATTATTAGCAGTCAGCGTATAAGTTCTTGGTttgtgaattggtttaaacaaaaataaagggGAGCAGGACAGAACAGAGTTAACAGATAAAGTTCAACATTGCATAGCCAAATGCTTAATCAGGAGCTTTTGTGGTTGTGCTTCGATTAAGTATGAGTCATATTCATTTCTCCCCTACTGTTACCAATGAAACAGTTGGTATATTGAGGAACGTGGAGGGGCGGGTTCAAAGGGAAGATAATATATGTTTAAATTAAATTTTGATAAATCCGATTGAAGCAAATGCTGACGAGGTTATTCATTTTCTGGAATACTGGCATATGTTACGAAATTAAACCACACCAGGGTAAACCCATCTTTCCTGGCCTGTTCATGTTTCAACCATAGTTTATTTGTTAACCTCGTAAGGAGGGCTGtttcagtttacagtggtacctcaggttacatacagttcaggttacatatgcttcaggttacagactccgctaacccagaaatagtgcttcaggttaagaactttgcttcaggatgagaacagaaatcgtgctctggcggagcagcggcagcaggaggccccattagctgaagtggtgcttcaagttaagaacagtttcaggttaagaacggacctccggaacgaattaagtacttaacccgaggtaccactgtattgcagaatTGAGATTCAAACGCTCAGCTTCTGCACTTGGAAACATCATGTAGGATAAAGTGGACCTTGTTCGGAATCAGCAAGAGTTAGATGATGTCGGTGGAATTTACAAGCGCCACCATTGTAACTGTCatgaagctaataataataataataataataataataataataatttattatttataccccacccatctggctgggcttccccagccactatgggcggcttccaaaaaatattaaaatactgtaatacatcaaacattaaaagcttccctaaacagggctgccttcagatgtcttctaaaggtctggtagttgttgttctctttgacatttggtgggagggcgttccctcTGCTTCTACTGAGTTTAACCTCAAGTACTTTTCTTTccaggctcaacaactttggcatgCTTATCCCTTTTGAATTCAACATGGAACCATCTTATTCAAATCCCAAATATCTGGGTGAGTTGGGGAAACCCTTTAGTGTTCATAGAGATGGCattgcctttgggggtgagggaaGAACAGAAGCATCAAGGTATGCCTATGATGcaaaactcagagtagacccattcaaattaatggaCCAAAGTTAGTCATGCTGATTAATTTCATTAGGTtcactttaataaataataataataagaagttaTTTTtcatactccgcccatctggctgggttttctcagccactctgggcggctctcaacagaatattaaatacattataaaacatcacacattaaaaactttgaATAGGACTAGCATCGGATAAAACCTAGAAAGTCTAAAATGAATGACCTCTGTATAGAACACAACATCAAAGACATTTTGCTCTACTATACAGGAGAACGACTGTAGTTTAGAATTTtagctgggtgctgctgttgtttcccccccaatttaTAATCCAGAATATCTGGATTACACCAGGTCATTGAaggctttctttcccttttcctccttcctAAGCAAATGTGCTGTCGATGGAGACCACCTTTCTGATCAGCGGCCTCCTCTTCGCTGTACTACTGAAACGCTGGGTCTGGGATTATACCATCACTGTTACCATGGCCCATGTGCTCTTGACTGTTGCAGGTGAGTTCAAGGCAGTCATGTATTAAATTGGAGGGACCCTTTCAAGGATGGAAAAAGGAGCAACGTTTGGCACTGGACTGCAGCTTTCATGGACCAGTGAAGTAACAGCCAACTGTCCAGCTAAgatattaccgtattggcctcaatataagcctcacttcccccccaaattccagccgtgaaaagttaaagtgtggtttatattcgtgaccttacggtatgcaggcAGAAGCACggggcaaacagcaccaggagcATGGCAAATTGGCGCCCGCCCCGTTCGTAttcccctgtcctctcccccaaggccgggaagggagagGGCGAGATAGGGGAAAGGCCACTGGCAACACAGTGCGGCTCCCCACCCTCCCATAAgcagccaggagcagtgaggaatggagcagcttatattcaggtattttttattttcttattttttcctttccaattttaaaggtggggCTTATATTTGAGTGCagtttatatttgggccaatacggtatcagTCATGTTCAAatcttttgtttatttacttaagTTATATACTGCTTCATATTTCTACAAAAGtttctaagcagtttataaatcacCCCCAAAGCATGTTAATACAAGGGAGTATAATACAAATTCCACATGCAATGCAAAACAGTATTACTAATCACCATCATAATAACGACTTCAGATGGCATTGAAGGCTtgtccaactcagagtagacccactgacatAAACATGACCACCTATAGTCTTCACTTCAGTGGGTTTACTTGAGTAGGACATTTTAAGTTAACATAATTAAACAACTAAGAACTGACTGCAAAAGGAATTTATTGATGAAAGAACAAAATATATCCAGGTTATGGGCAGGAGAGAAATGTAATTCACTTTGTATTTAAAGGCAGACTAACTTAAGCTGCACTTAATGAAACCAGATGAAAAACAATAGGcaggcatccttcaaaatttgcatttatccgaattttgcaatgcaggttgTCAGCTAAGCAACGAGTGCAAAAATgtattagggtaaagtgtgcattaaaaatgcatttatcagcaaaaaaatacataaaatgtgttatattaggggagattgttttgcaaaaatggataCATTTGTGACCTTCCCATTCACACCAGCCAGCATGCCAAGTAGtcagaggaatgatgggagttgtagtctaatgcCATTGGTTCCCCACTGCTGGCCTAAAAAGTTCACCCAGGAGACAAAGCCAACTTTTCCcttcttcccacaggcatcctctccacccccaccaccctAGAAGCAGCAGTAACAGCTAATGATCCTgcaaaatcaaatttaaaaacagctttaaagCAAATATGAACATTACCAAGGAAGAGAGCGTTGTTTTTAAATAGCTTGCAAATGGCTGGCACCCGCCTCTTCTCTCATGTCCCTGCCTCCGCTATTGTTCTGTCCCATTAATCCCTGTGCCATGTGGAAccatctttccttctctcccatcATGGCAGCAATGATAACAGGGAAGAGCCTTCCATTTCTCTTGCGCGCTGAAATGCCAGAAAGACAGGCGCCGACATCTGCAGCCTGCTGGTGCTAATGGACTGGAAAAAGGCACCCATCACTTCGCTGTCACCACGAGAGGTGCAAGGCTCCCCCTCGGCTTCCTGTGTCAATTGCGTTGCTGGGGGGCATCTATGGAAAAGACTAATTGCTTAGTCATAAACAAAGTAATTTTTGCTAAGTGGGAGCCAGACACATGCGCTTTAGTAGAAAGGATTGTGTTGCTCCCGTGCCACAGTCCCCATGCGTTTTCCGATTAGGGCCACTGCATGGGCCTCCAACATGGGCATGATTTGTTGGCGTCCTGGCTCGGGCATGATAAActgcagctgcttctgctgccaaAGCAAGGTGCagtcactctctctcccccctttaaaATTGTGACTCGGAGGGAGGCAAACTTCTGTGCTCCAAGATTGagatggatggatgaaagggcTAAGATAGGCAAATTAAGAGATGATTGATGAGCGAAGCGAGGAACGGGGAAGAGCCGCACAAAGAGATGAATGGACTTGCAAACAGATAGATGAGTCAGGTTTATTGGATTTGCTATGCCAGAACAGGGTGGTAGCCACCTACTTTAGTAGTCCAGCACACACCTGAAAGGAGCTCAGCCCCCATGCTGGAAGATGCTGCAcgggaagggaagaggaggatcTGGACCAATAAACTCTAGTtgtgtccccatcctcctccaaaAGGGCAGAAGACAGAgaacacagaggaggaggaagccgacAGTCAGTGCCACCCTCAGGATTGactgtaagaaagaaggcaggcaggtggggcagtGACCCATTCACTCTAATGGTCCCACCTCTGTTGTGTATGTATGTTGCAAGTACAGTTATCCTGAGTACTGGTGGGTCACTCAAGATGGAGAGGAAAGATGAATAGGTAGCAGCAGCAAGGCCAGGAGGCTCCAAGAGTTGGTAGTGGATCCCGCACTGAggtaagggctttaaaggtaaaggtaaaagaacccctgaccattaggtccagtcttggacgactctggggttgcggctttattggccaagggagcgggcatacagcttccgggtcatgtggccagcatgactaagcatgacttctggtgaaccagagcagcgcacggaaacgccgtttaccttcccaccagagtggtacctatttatctacttgcactttgatgtgctttcaaaccgctaggttggcaggatcatggactgagcaacgggagctcaccctgtcgtggggattcgaaccgccgaccttctgattggcaagtcctaggctctgtggtttaacccacagcgccacccacgtccccatggTATGGGCTTTGGCAGCTGTCAAACTATGCTAACCCAGAAGTCAGCCTTGCTTCTTATGCACTATCACAGTTCAAAGACTCTTTCCAACTAGGGAAAACACTCAAAGCAGGGCCAGAAGGATGTATGATTGAGGAGAGCTCTGAGAGTCAGATAGAGGGCCTTAGAAGGCCACATTTGGTTCTTGGGCCTACAGTTTCCTGACGCTTCAGTAAGGCAAAGctgtgcttcaggttactgaaAACGTTAGTAGTAGAGGCAGCAAAGGGATTTTGGACCCTGGAATGCCACATTTCTCCGATCCGTTCTTTCCTACCAAATAAATTATCCTTTACAGCAGGgattggcaaactaaggtccacgggctgcatccagcccaattgccctctggatcTGGCCCGTGAATGGTTCTGCAATTGCTGCTTGGATCGGTGCGATCACCATTTTTTTTGGTCGCCATTTTTGGGTGatttgcccccctccctccctcaccatGGCGGcgtctcctcctggcttctccccaccctgcagagaaagggggctgggctttgataGGAAGCCTTGCCGCCTACCCAACGGCCTCTCCCCATGGCCGCGCTGTGGGCCGGAGCTTGGTGCGTCTGCTGGCCCTGTGCCGGGGAAAGCTGGCACGAAAAGGAGAGGCGCCGCCACCGCTGCCGGCTCCCAACCGCAGGCAGAGTGGTGGCGGAggtaggcagggggaggggaggggctgggggagagagaagccccctccaTCGCGTGCGTGTGCTTCTGCGCACACAGTCCGGCCCGCTACTAGGTCTGGGGGATGGTGAACcgaccccctcccaaaaaagtttgctgacctctgctttaCAGTATAGTGACACCGGCATATCTCCAACTTTTCAGCTGACTTTTCTGACCTGTCTTTTGCAGTAATGAAAGAATTTCCTCTGGTTTGGCAATGGTGGCTGGCGCTTGGtaagatgatttttaaaaagccaactcTGCTTTCGAAGGGATAGTATAAGGTCTGCAATATTCAAAGTCAATCCAACATGCATTGCTTTGTTTGGGAGTTCACACCTCTGGCTGACAGGGTGTTGAGGGCTGGGTCAAGGTGGCCCTCTCACCTTCACCGTGCTGTGCCCAGACCACCCAGTTTGTTGATTTTGTCAGGAAGAACCTGAAAACATGATTCCTGCCTTCACTCTGATCTGCTAACTCTCATTGGCTAGTTATATGATTATGTCAGCTTCCGAAGGGCAATGCTTCCTGGTCTCAGTCCGGCTTCTCTTGGGTAAAGAAGAGCAAAATGATGTCCAGTAGTGGTGGATTTGCTACTAACAGGACCATGAACAAAGGGACAAAAAACATGAGCAAAGAGTGGATCTGCATAAAGCTGTGCCCCACTCATCAAACCCCCTCTTTCAAGCTACAAGAAGTTAGAGAACATCTAGTAATATACACTCATCAGTCACCACTGCAAGGAAGAGCCAGGACCCACAAGTTACCCAGCTGCCCAAGAGTAAGTGCCCTAAGAATTCCTGACACTGGTTGCTAGGTAGTCCATTTCTTCTAAGGAGGTATTTTCCCCTGTGGTCATTGGTAAACTTTGAAAGGGAGGAAGTTGCTGCAGCAACATTAACAGCATTGTTAGGCTACCTTGCAGTAGggaaggggtaggcaacctaaggcccgggggccagatgcggcccaatcgccttctaaatccagcccgcggacggtccgggaatcctCGTGTTTtcacatgggtagaatgtgtccttttatttaaaatgcatctctgggttatttgtggggcctgcctgatgttttttacacaagtagaatgtgtgcttttatttaaaatgcatctctgggttatttgtggggcataggaattcgttctccccccccccccatatagtccggctcaccacatggtctgagggacagtggacccatggctggaaaaggttgctgacccctgcagtagggtatgtgatgccctccagctgCCTTATTTCTTTTCTTAGTCTTACTTGGTTGCGAGCTCCTGTAAACCACCTTAGAAACCTGTAATCAGTCAGAAAGGAATGATGTAATCTTAAATAAATTATTAGCAGAGGATTAGGTTAATTTTGACAATATTTCATATGCtgatttaccttccctctgcagccagcGGCCTCTTCATCATGATTTGCAGCGGAGAACTCGTGACTTACCTCGCCTGCTCCAACACAGACAGCCTTCTTTAAGCTCAAAGCGGCCTCACTTCTTCACATCAACACGCAGCGCAAGGCACTCGCTGCTCATCGGAAAGGGACCATggagcatgcaaaaggtcccagtttcaatttcAGGTTTCTTCagttaaatcagggatggggatcctGCAAACTTCTAGCTGTTATTggattccaaatcccatcagccacagccagcattgtCAATAGTCAGAGATCGGGGAAATTTGAGTCCAACACTTGGAGCATCACAGGTTTTCCATTCCAAAGTTAAATGAATCCCAGGTAGAAGGGAATGTGAAGGACCACTGCCAGAGACCCTAGAATAGAGaatgctgacctagatggacATATAGTCTGATTTTGGCAGTGTATGGCAGATTCTTCCAGCGTTCCATTTG encodes the following:
- the LOC114602899 gene encoding uncharacterized protein LOC114602899, encoding MCTNLFPLSWFDFQTIVLHILLCLLIFYTVYYMTGSICCGAFRLNNFGMLIPFEFNMEPSYSNPKYLANVLSMETTFLISGLLFAVLLKRWVWDYTITVTMAHVLLTVAEKGGWALIGSLAAYPTASPHGRAVGRSLVRLLALCRGKLARKGEAPPPLPAPNRRQSGGGDRHISNFSADFSDLSFAVMKEFPLVWQWWLALASGLFIMICSGELVTYLACSNTDSLL